A window of Haliscomenobacter hydrossis DSM 1100 contains these coding sequences:
- the atpD gene encoding F0F1 ATP synthase subunit beta gives MANIGHVKQIIGPVVDVSFANETLPEIFNALEIKRQNGDVLVLEVQQHLGEDSIRAIAMDSTDGLTRGTEVVDTGRAIAMPVGEGIRGRLFNVVGQAIDGIPQPDGSQVYPIHRKPPAYEDLSTNKEILYTGIKVIDLIEPYMKGGKIGLFGGAGVGKTVLIQELINNIAKGYDGISVFAGVGERTREGNDLMREMLEAGIINYGEKFMHSMEEGGWDLSGVTVDDLKQSKATFVFGQMNEPPGARARVALSGLTIAEYYRDGDLSDPTGGRDILFFIDNIFRFTQAGSEVSALLGRMPSAVGYQPTLATEMGLMQERITSTRRGSITSVQAVYVPADDLTDPAPATTFAHLDATTVLSRKIASLGIYPAVDPLDSTSRILDPRIIGDEHYNTAQRVKNLLQRYNELQDIIAILGMEELSDEDKLVVARARKVQRFLSQPFHVAEQFTGLKGVLVPIEETIRGFNMIMDGEVDQYPEAAFNLKGNIDDAIETGKKMLAEAA, from the coding sequence ATGGCAAATATCGGTCACGTCAAGCAGATCATTGGACCCGTAGTAGACGTATCCTTTGCCAATGAGACTCTTCCAGAGATCTTCAACGCATTGGAAATCAAGCGCCAGAATGGTGATGTACTCGTTTTAGAAGTACAACAACACTTAGGCGAAGACAGTATTCGCGCGATTGCAATGGATTCCACGGATGGACTTACCCGGGGCACTGAGGTAGTAGACACTGGTCGTGCTATCGCAATGCCCGTAGGTGAAGGAATTCGCGGTCGTTTGTTCAACGTAGTAGGTCAAGCAATTGATGGTATTCCTCAGCCAGACGGCAGCCAGGTTTACCCGATCCACCGCAAACCACCAGCTTACGAAGATCTCTCTACCAACAAAGAAATCCTGTATACGGGAATCAAGGTTATCGACCTGATCGAGCCATACATGAAAGGGGGTAAAATTGGTCTCTTTGGTGGTGCTGGGGTAGGCAAGACCGTATTGATCCAAGAACTGATCAACAACATCGCCAAAGGATACGACGGTATCTCCGTATTTGCGGGGGTAGGCGAGCGTACCCGTGAAGGAAACGACCTCATGCGTGAAATGCTGGAAGCCGGGATCATCAATTACGGCGAAAAATTCATGCATTCCATGGAAGAAGGTGGCTGGGACCTCAGCGGCGTAACCGTTGATGACCTGAAACAATCCAAAGCAACCTTCGTATTTGGTCAGATGAACGAACCTCCTGGTGCACGTGCACGGGTAGCGCTTTCGGGTTTGACCATCGCTGAATACTACCGCGACGGCGACCTGAGCGATCCTACTGGTGGCCGCGATATCCTTTTCTTCATCGACAACATTTTCCGTTTTACCCAGGCTGGTTCAGAAGTATCCGCACTTTTGGGCCGGATGCCTTCAGCAGTAGGGTACCAACCCACCCTGGCTACGGAAATGGGTTTGATGCAAGAACGCATTACCTCTACGCGCCGTGGTTCCATTACTTCGGTACAAGCGGTATACGTACCTGCGGATGACTTGACGGACCCCGCTCCGGCTACCACTTTTGCCCACTTGGACGCAACCACGGTATTGAGCCGTAAAATTGCTTCTCTGGGTATCTATCCCGCCGTAGACCCACTTGATTCTACTTCTCGCATCCTTGATCCCCGGATCATTGGTGACGAGCACTATAATACCGCTCAACGGGTAAAAAACCTGTTGCAGCGTTACAACGAATTGCAAGACATCATCGCCATCCTCGGTATGGAAGAATTGTCCGACGAAGACAAACTGGTGGTAGCACGTGCCCGTAAAGTACAACGCTTCTTGTCTCAGCCATTCCACGTTGCAGAGCAGTTTACTGGTCTGAAAGGTGTACTGGTGCCGATCGAAGAAACCATCCGTGGCTTCAATATGATCATGGACGGCGAAGTTGACCAATATCCTGAAGCCGCCTTCAACCTCAAAGGTAACATCGACGATGCTATTGAAACAGGTAAGAAGATGTTGGCGGAAGCCGCTTAA
- a CDS encoding DUF1801 domain-containing protein, translating to MKMQNVKFQSVAEFLAFLPPDELEVVEFLRQLIYDCIPDVSEKLAYNVPYFKRHKNICFIWPASVLWGKQKTYEGVRMGFTSGHLLTDETGYLNMDGRKFVGWRDFTSIEAIDVELLQAFIYEAVVIDEELTRKRK from the coding sequence ATGAAAATGCAAAATGTGAAATTCCAGTCTGTAGCCGAATTCCTTGCCTTCCTTCCACCCGACGAACTGGAAGTGGTGGAATTTTTGCGGCAACTCATCTACGATTGTATTCCCGATGTGTCTGAAAAACTGGCCTACAATGTTCCCTATTTTAAGCGACACAAAAACATCTGCTTTATTTGGCCGGCCTCGGTGCTCTGGGGGAAACAAAAGACGTACGAGGGCGTCAGGATGGGATTTACCAGTGGCCATTTGTTGACGGATGAAACAGGATATCTGAACATGGATGGGCGGAAGTTTGTGGGTTGGCGCGATTTTACGTCTATTGAAGCAATTGATGTGGAGTTGCTTCAGGCTTTCATTTATGAGGCGGTAGTGATAGATGAGGAGTTGACCCGGAAAAGGAAATAA
- a CDS encoding DUF4160 domain-containing protein, with product MPTFFIIDGVKIDFYYNDHVPPHFHAIYAEYEVLIEIESLKIHRGSLPKPQQKKILKWAKAN from the coding sequence ATGCCTACTTTTTTTATCATTGATGGCGTAAAAATCGATTTCTATTATAATGATCATGTTCCACCTCATTTTCACGCTATTTATGCTGAATATGAAGTGCTGATTGAAATCGAATCATTGAAGATACATCGAGGAAGTTTACCTAAACCTCAACAAAAGAAGATTTTAAAGTGGGCAAAAGCAAACTAA
- a CDS encoding helix-turn-helix domain-containing protein, translating into MSKTTKIPRILKINQIDGWRINVVFSNGEYRTIDFEQFFKKHNFSADPLRAHLLDQAFFQSVALHEGTLRWPALLQKIELSNGMTFEVPFDLDPIVLYDHSTPDLNRDRGVPVGEVLRQARKEAGLTQEELAKRSGTTKHYISRIENHHADIEVGTLQRIVELGLGKQLEIQVK; encoded by the coding sequence ATGAGCAAAACCACTAAAATTCCACGTATTCTCAAAATCAATCAGATAGATGGTTGGCGAATCAATGTTGTATTCAGCAACGGAGAGTACCGAACTATTGATTTTGAACAGTTTTTCAAAAAACATAACTTTTCTGCCGATCCACTCCGGGCACACCTCCTGGATCAAGCTTTTTTCCAAAGCGTTGCACTCCATGAAGGAACTTTACGCTGGCCTGCATTGCTTCAAAAAATTGAATTGAGCAACGGCATGACATTTGAGGTGCCATTTGATCTTGATCCCATTGTTTTGTATGACCACAGCACACCAGATCTCAACCGAGATCGTGGAGTCCCTGTGGGTGAGGTACTACGCCAAGCTAGAAAAGAAGCAGGGTTGACGCAGGAAGAACTGGCCAAAAGGAGTGGAACCACCAAGCACTACATTTCTCGCATTGAAAATCATCATGCCGATATTGAGGTTGGAACCTTGCAAAGGATAGTAGAGCTAGGATTGGGAAAGCAACTGGAAATTCAGGTGAAATGA
- a CDS encoding FoF1 ATP synthase subunit delta/epsilon, with protein MNITVLTPDREIFAGPIKSIKVPGVKGEFQVLQNHAPIVSALSAGKVTIVTSAGEYRYYDLGKKELIEGSQADQKIVFQADSGFIEVLNNEVSLLLSGVKA; from the coding sequence ATGAATATTACCGTACTTACTCCTGATCGCGAAATCTTCGCAGGGCCGATCAAGTCAATTAAGGTGCCAGGTGTAAAGGGGGAGTTTCAGGTCTTGCAGAACCACGCTCCAATCGTGTCTGCTTTGTCTGCGGGCAAAGTGACCATTGTAACGAGTGCTGGCGAATACCGTTACTACGATCTGGGCAAAAAAGAACTGATCGAAGGAAGCCAGGCCGACCAAAAAATTGTGTTCCAAGCTGATTCTGGTTTCATCGAAGTATTGAACAATGAAGTTTCTCTGCTCCTTTCGGGCGTGAAAGCTTAA
- a CDS encoding glycosyltransferase family 2 protein: protein MCISILLPIFNEERYLVECLDSILAQTYPDWELLAVDDQSTDSTPQILQDYQQRDARIRSFRNPQKGVIPALRLALEHSTGALMTRMDADDIMAPAKLELMYKQLVAHGPGHLSTGLVEYFADAQLGQGYARYGEWINKVNREGRQWEEIYRDCPIPAPCWLVYKEDLLRAGAFEPDIKPEDYDLIFRFRRIGLKPLTVPEVLLYWRDHEDRTTRMNEAYDIQKYFRVKLPWFLELDHDPNRELVLWGAGPRGKTFATMLNEAKVKFRWVCDNPKKWGQQIYGVKMEAESKLREFGPMQIIISVASPIDQIAIKALLDELELKAGTDYFWFC from the coding sequence ATGTGTATTAGTATCCTGTTGCCTATTTTTAACGAAGAGCGTTACCTCGTCGAATGTTTAGACAGCATTTTGGCGCAGACCTACCCCGATTGGGAGTTGTTGGCCGTCGACGATCAGTCTACGGACTCCACCCCACAAATTTTACAGGATTACCAGCAGCGGGATGCGCGCATTCGCTCGTTTCGCAATCCGCAAAAAGGGGTGATTCCCGCTTTGCGTTTGGCGCTGGAACACAGCACGGGAGCACTCATGACGCGCATGGATGCCGATGACATCATGGCCCCAGCTAAACTGGAACTCATGTACAAGCAGTTGGTGGCGCATGGTCCTGGACATTTGAGTACAGGTCTGGTAGAATATTTTGCAGATGCTCAATTGGGGCAAGGTTACGCCCGCTACGGCGAATGGATCAACAAAGTGAACCGCGAAGGCCGGCAATGGGAAGAGATTTACCGCGATTGCCCGATTCCTGCGCCCTGCTGGTTGGTGTACAAAGAGGATTTGCTGCGCGCAGGTGCATTTGAACCGGACATCAAACCGGAAGATTACGACCTGATTTTTCGTTTTCGTCGCATCGGACTCAAACCCCTGACAGTTCCAGAGGTATTGCTGTACTGGCGCGATCACGAAGACCGCACCACCCGCATGAACGAAGCATACGACATTCAAAAATATTTTCGCGTAAAGCTGCCCTGGTTTTTGGAACTGGATCATGACCCCAATCGGGAATTGGTGCTTTGGGGAGCCGGCCCCAGGGGAAAAACCTTTGCGACCATGCTCAACGAGGCCAAGGTGAAGTTTCGCTGGGTATGTGACAATCCCAAAAAATGGGGTCAACAAATTTATGGGGTAAAAATGGAGGCGGAGTCCAAGTTAAGGGAATTCGGACCGATGCAGATCATCATTTCGGTCGCTTCACCAATTGATCAAATTGCGATCAAAGCCCTCTTGGACGAATTAGAACTCAAAGCTGGAACCGATTATTTTTGGTTTTGTTGA